A stretch of the Mesorhizobium sp. Pch-S genome encodes the following:
- a CDS encoding DUF1833 family protein, with translation MSRTISLNAAKQIDAMATDAVAVFLVIIEHIDLEAPLRISSDDAVRLSVEPLTYGTLSTYGSIDGSAKPFYFTGMQVIPPDDEEDVEPTATLVVDVLDADIVGLLTSTTIAATGRIAIVMADTPNLVEIETVNLTLKSANGDWGQVALKLSMKDLYDEPYPATRMSKERFPGLHR, from the coding sequence ATGAGCCGCACGATATCGCTAAATGCGGCAAAGCAGATCGATGCGATGGCGACTGATGCCGTTGCGGTCTTTCTGGTCATCATCGAACACATCGACCTTGAGGCGCCGCTGCGGATCTCGTCGGACGATGCGGTGAGGCTGTCTGTGGAGCCGCTGACCTACGGCACGCTGTCGACCTATGGCTCGATCGATGGCTCGGCCAAGCCGTTTTATTTCACCGGCATGCAGGTGATCCCGCCTGACGACGAGGAAGACGTCGAGCCAACAGCAACGCTCGTCGTCGATGTGCTGGACGCGGATATCGTCGGTCTCCTTACTTCTACGACGATCGCTGCGACGGGGCGCATAGCCATCGTTATGGCCGACACGCCAAACCTGGTCGAGATCGAAACTGTCAATTTGACGCTGAAGAGCGCGAACGGCGACTGGGGGCAGGTGGCTCTGAAGCTGTCGATGAAAGACCTCTATGACGAGCCATATCCGGCAACGCGGATGTCGAAGGAACGCTTTCCGGGGCTGCATCGATGA